From the Pseudomonadota bacterium genome, the window GTTACAATATTCACGGGCCGTTACCTTCTCTCCCTTTACCTGAAAAAAGGCTTCAGGAACACCACCAGGTGCCAAGAACTGGCGGTAAACCTTACCATCTACGATCAATTCAATCCATTCTATAAAATGCTTCTCCTCCATTGGGTGAGAAACACTTCCAACCTTCACCTTGATACCATCCTGTGTTTTTTCAATTACAGGGACATGTTTCTCAAGGGATGCA encodes:
- a CDS encoding desulfoferrodoxin — protein: MAERLQIFKCEICGNIVEVLHGGKGQLVCCNQPMTLLKENVVDASLEKHVPVIEKTQDGIKVKVGSVSHPMEEKHFIEWIELIVDGKVYRQFLAPGGVPEAFFQVKGEKVTAREYCNLHGLWKS